ATTTTGAATTGAGATATCTACGCCTTTAGATATTTCAATGGGTTTTTTTCCGATTCGAGACACTGTTTACTCCTTACTACCTATCATTACCATATATAGCAAAGCACTTCGCCGCCGACATTGTTTTTTCGGGCGACTTTATCGGTGACAACACCCAGCGGCGTGGAAAGGATGGCGATACCCAATCCTCCGACAACGCGGGGAACCTGCGATGACGGCACATAGTAGCGTCTGCCGGGTCGGCTAATTCTCTCAAGCCCTTCGATGACCGGTTCGCCCGTCTTCTGATATTTAAGATAAATACGAATCAGTCCCTGTTTGCCATCCTTGAC
The Candidatus Marinimicrobia bacterium CG08_land_8_20_14_0_20_45_22 DNA segment above includes these coding regions:
- a CDS encoding 30S ribosomal protein S8, with protein sequence MPVTDSIADFLTRVRNAQAANHRWVDIPASNLKKKIALILKYENYIKDFILVKDGKQGLIRIYLKYQKTGEPVIEGLERISRPGRRYYVPSSQVPRVVGGLGIAILSTPLGVVTDKVARKNNVGGEVLCYIW